In Salinigranum marinum, one DNA window encodes the following:
- a CDS encoding inorganic phosphate transporter has protein sequence MVATATIATFVVAALASLFMAWSIGAGSSGSTPFAAAVGANAISVMRAGFVVGVLGFLGAVLQGANVTEAVGTELIAGATLTATAAIVALLVAAVLVAIGVFAGYPIATAFTVTGAVVGVGLALGGDPAWAKYREIGTLWVLTPFVGGGIAYATARLLRNEGVPERVAVPLLAGIVGGIVTNIEFAVLPGPDGSGSIAGAVARTGVVPASPLAARLAVTVALSAVVVAALAAEMRNNAARGQRRFLLVLGGLVAFSAGGSQVGLAIGPLVPLLGEFAVPLPAVLAGGGLGLLAGSWTGAPRMIKALAQDYSSLGPRRSIAAMIPSFAIAQTAVAFGIPVSFNEIIVSAIIGSGYAAANEGGGGVSASKMGYTVLAWLGSLALAFGLGYGAFTAIDSLLG, from the coding sequence ATGGTCGCGACAGCGACCATCGCGACGTTCGTCGTCGCCGCGCTCGCCTCGCTGTTCATGGCGTGGTCCATCGGCGCGGGCTCGTCGGGGTCGACACCGTTCGCCGCGGCGGTCGGGGCGAACGCCATCTCCGTGATGCGGGCGGGCTTCGTCGTCGGCGTGCTGGGCTTTCTCGGGGCCGTCCTGCAGGGAGCAAACGTCACCGAAGCGGTCGGGACCGAACTCATCGCGGGCGCGACGCTCACGGCGACCGCCGCCATCGTCGCGCTACTGGTCGCCGCCGTCCTGGTCGCCATCGGCGTCTTCGCCGGTTATCCGATCGCGACCGCCTTCACCGTCACCGGCGCGGTCGTCGGCGTCGGCCTCGCGCTCGGCGGCGACCCCGCGTGGGCGAAATACCGCGAGATCGGGACGCTCTGGGTGCTCACGCCGTTCGTCGGCGGCGGCATCGCCTACGCCACGGCCCGGCTCCTGCGGAACGAGGGCGTCCCCGAGCGGGTCGCCGTCCCCCTCCTCGCCGGCATCGTCGGCGGGATCGTCACCAACATCGAGTTCGCGGTTCTCCCGGGCCCCGACGGGAGCGGGTCGATCGCCGGCGCGGTCGCCCGGACCGGCGTCGTTCCGGCGTCTCCGCTCGCCGCCCGACTCGCCGTGACGGTCGCGCTGTCGGCGGTCGTCGTGGCCGCGCTCGCCGCGGAGATGCGGAACAACGCCGCACGCGGCCAGCGCCGGTTCCTCCTCGTGCTCGGTGGGCTGGTCGCCTTCTCGGCGGGGGGGTCACAGGTCGGCCTCGCCATCGGGCCGCTCGTCCCCCTGCTGGGCGAGTTCGCTGTTCCCCTTCCTGCGGTGCTCGCCGGTGGCGGGCTCGGCCTCCTCGCGGGATCGTGGACGGGCGCGCCGCGCATGATCAAGGCGCTCGCGCAGGACTACTCCTCGCTCGGTCCCAGACGCTCCATCGCCGCCATGATCCCCTCGTTCGCGATCGCACAGACCGCCGTCGCGTTCGGTATCCCCGTCTCGTTCAACGAGATCATCGTCAGCGCGATCATCGGATCGGGCTACGCCGCCGCGAACGAGGGCGGCGGTGGCGTCAGCGCGTCGAAGATGGGGTACACAGTCTTGGCGTGGCTCGGCTCGCTCGCGCTCGCGTTCGGACTCGGCTACGGTGCGTTCACCGCGATCGACTCACTCCTCGGCTGA
- a CDS encoding hemolysin family protein — MGLSLLQTPTVVQTALGQLTDVVPLTDTTVTVAGAVAIVVLIGLSAFFSSSEIAMFSLAKHRVDNMVEEGVPGAAAVKQLKEDPHRLLVTILVGNNLVNIAMTSIATGLLAVLLDNQGLAVIASTFGITALVLLFGESAPKSYAVENTESWALRIARPLKLSEYLLFPLIVVFDYLTRLINRVTGGRSAIETTYVTRDEIQNMIETGEREGVIEEDEREMLDRIFRFNNTIAKEVMTPRLDMTAVPKDATLDEAIETCVQSDHERVPVYDGNLDNVIGIVNIRDLVREKHYGEGTARLTDLVHPTLHVPESKNVDELLQEIQNERMQMVVVIDEFGTTEGLITMEDMVEEIVGDILEGDEEEPFDFRDDGTCLVRGEVNIDEVNEVLDLELPEGEEFETLAGFIFNRAGRLVEEGEEIEYDGVVIRIEQVDNTRIMKARVTQLPNDDPVERGDDETEAEVES; from the coding sequence ATGGGTTTGTCGCTGCTCCAAACACCCACCGTCGTCCAGACCGCTCTCGGACAGTTGACCGACGTGGTGCCGCTCACCGACACGACCGTCACGGTCGCCGGAGCAGTGGCTATCGTCGTCCTGATCGGTCTCTCCGCGTTCTTCTCCTCCTCGGAGATCGCCATGTTCTCGCTCGCCAAACACCGCGTCGACAACATGGTCGAAGAGGGGGTTCCGGGTGCCGCGGCAGTCAAACAGCTGAAGGAGGACCCACACCGCCTCCTGGTGACGATCCTCGTCGGCAACAACCTCGTCAACATCGCGATGACCTCGATCGCCACGGGGCTGTTGGCGGTCCTCCTCGACAACCAGGGGCTGGCCGTCATCGCCTCGACGTTCGGGATCACCGCACTCGTCCTGCTGTTCGGTGAGAGCGCGCCCAAGTCGTACGCCGTCGAGAACACCGAGTCGTGGGCGCTCCGCATCGCGCGCCCCCTGAAGCTCTCGGAGTACCTCCTCTTTCCGCTCATCGTCGTCTTCGACTATCTCACCCGGCTCATCAACCGTGTCACCGGCGGGCGCTCCGCCATCGAGACGACGTACGTCACGCGGGACGAGATCCAGAACATGATCGAGACCGGGGAACGGGAGGGCGTCATCGAGGAGGACGAGCGCGAGATGCTCGACCGCATCTTCCGGTTCAACAACACCATCGCCAAGGAGGTGATGACGCCCAGACTCGACATGACCGCGGTCCCGAAGGACGCCACGCTCGACGAGGCCATCGAGACGTGCGTCCAGTCCGACCACGAGCGCGTGCCGGTGTACGACGGAAACCTCGACAACGTCATCGGCATCGTCAACATCCGCGACCTGGTCCGCGAGAAACATTACGGCGAGGGGACCGCGCGCCTGACCGACCTCGTCCACCCGACGCTGCACGTCCCCGAGTCGAAGAACGTCGACGAACTGCTCCAGGAGATCCAGAACGAGCGGATGCAGATGGTCGTCGTGATCGACGAGTTCGGCACGACCGAGGGGCTGATCACCATGGAGGACATGGTCGAGGAGATCGTCGGCGACATCCTGGAGGGCGACGAGGAGGAGCCGTTCGACTTCCGCGATGACGGCACGTGTCTCGTCCGCGGCGAGGTGAACATCGACGAGGTGAACGAGGTGCTCGACCTCGAACTCCCCGAGGGTGAGGAGTTCGAGACGCTCGCGGGCTTCATCTTCAACCGCGCCGGCCGCCTCGTCGAGGAGGGCGAGGAGATCGAGTACGACGGCGTCGTCATCCGCATCGAGCAGGTCGACAACACCCGCATCATGAAAGCGCGGGTCACGCAACTGCCCAACGACGACCCGGTCGAACGCGGTGACGACGAGACCGAAGCGGAAGTCGAGAGCTGA
- a CDS encoding glutathione S-transferase N-terminal domain-containing protein, translated as MTDPALTLYRLQACPFCERVVRTLDEHGLDYRSRFVEPMHADRNVVKRISGKRTVPALVDENTGVTMSESANIVDYIEKTYGEGS; from the coding sequence ATGACCGACCCGGCACTCACCCTGTACCGACTGCAGGCGTGTCCGTTCTGCGAGCGCGTCGTCCGCACGCTCGACGAACACGGCCTGGACTACCGCTCGCGGTTCGTCGAGCCGATGCACGCCGACCGGAACGTCGTCAAACGGATCTCGGGCAAGCGCACCGTTCCCGCCCTCGTCGACGAGAACACCGGCGTGACGATGTCCGAGTCCGCCAACATCGTCGACTACATCGAGAAGACGTACGGGGAGGGATCGTAG
- a CDS encoding redoxin domain-containing protein — protein MVDFEVVSLPETDHVGVGEVAPDFTRPLVTDEYWEDVSLADLTEEGPVCLVFYPMDGAFPATYIWNEIRDRAWGDSLTVVGVSISTPYEHKTFIHERGMDYRLFSDPANGVGGEYGIPNPLDGMTGVEEPRPAVFLLDGDRTVTYAWVASEWPDFPDYDAVEDAIEALV, from the coding sequence ATGGTCGACTTCGAGGTCGTCTCACTCCCCGAGACGGACCACGTCGGCGTGGGCGAGGTCGCGCCCGACTTCACCCGGCCGCTGGTGACCGACGAGTACTGGGAGGACGTCTCCCTCGCCGACCTCACCGAGGAGGGACCGGTCTGTCTCGTCTTCTACCCGATGGACGGCGCGTTCCCGGCGACGTACATCTGGAACGAGATCCGCGACCGCGCGTGGGGCGATTCGCTGACGGTCGTCGGCGTCTCCATCTCCACGCCGTACGAACACAAGACGTTCATCCACGAACGCGGGATGGACTACCGGCTCTTCTCCGACCCCGCCAACGGCGTGGGCGGGGAGTACGGCATCCCCAACCCGCTCGACGGAATGACGGGCGTCGAAGAGCCACGCCCGGCGGTGTTCCTCCTCGACGGCGACCGCACCGTGACGTACGCCTGGGTCGCCAGCGAGTGGCCCGACTTCCCCGACTACGACGCGGTCGAGGACGCCATCGAGGCGCTCGTCTGA
- a CDS encoding L-threonylcarbamoyladenylate synthase, with product MTDTHADDTDRLNAAASAIAAGDLVVYPTETVYGLGADASSADAIERVFDCKGRDRDKPLSLGVPDIDTARRYTRLTPRDERFMRAFLPGPVTVVVAADPSLPDALTAGRDRVGVRIPDHDLALALLRRVAPTPVTATSANVSGTGSVRRVADLSARVRDACAVVVDGGETPGGGSTVVDPERGVIHRRGALGDVVEAWLAEDAAGE from the coding sequence GTGACCGACACCCACGCCGACGACACCGACCGACTCAACGCCGCGGCGAGCGCCATCGCCGCCGGCGACCTCGTCGTCTACCCCACCGAAACCGTCTACGGCCTCGGCGCGGATGCGTCGAGCGCCGACGCGATCGAGCGCGTCTTCGACTGCAAGGGGCGCGACCGCGACAAGCCGCTCTCTCTCGGTGTCCCCGACATAGACACCGCTCGTCGGTACACGCGCTTGACGCCGCGCGACGAGCGGTTCATGCGTGCCTTCCTCCCCGGGCCGGTGACGGTCGTCGTCGCCGCCGACCCGTCGCTTCCCGACGCCCTCACCGCGGGCCGCGACCGCGTCGGCGTCCGGATCCCCGATCACGACCTCGCGCTCGCCCTCCTGCGCCGGGTCGCACCGACGCCCGTGACGGCGACGAGCGCGAACGTCTCTGGGACCGGGAGCGTCCGCCGCGTCGCGGACCTCTCCGCACGCGTTCGCGACGCGTGTGCCGTCGTCGTCGACGGCGGCGAGACGCCCGGGGGCGGGAGCACCGTCGTCGACCCCGAACGAGGGGTGATCCACCGCCGGGGCGCGCTGGGCGACGTGGTCGAGGCGTGGCTGGCCGAGGACGCCGCCGGCGAGTAG